The following proteins are co-located in the Pararge aegeria chromosome 3, ilParAegt1.1, whole genome shotgun sequence genome:
- the LOC120637023 gene encoding calumenin-B isoform X2, translating to MSMKFALLALAPLSLVVTYYFSISSVKEAEEYDQLSPEESRRRLEKLLHKMDLNGDQFICRKELKQWILNSLVNLAKEEAKERMLEADEDQDGIVTWEEYLQDTFGVENEDLGAEDTLMMLQEEMMWKVADEDGDGKLNFVEFSVFTNPEEHVAMHPLLVNQTMREKDSNNDSVLDFSEYLGDRGVQQDKEWVMSEREKFEHEMDLNKDGVLDLDEVHRWVIPDNDEIAEEEVEHLFALADDDHDDLLSYEEVLRHHDVFVGSQATDYGHDFVRFKDEL from the exons ATGTCTATGAAATTCGCACTGCTAGCGCTCGCGCCGCTCTCTCTGGTTGTTACATACTATTTCTCGATAA gtaGTGTAAAAGAAGCTGAGGAGTATGACCAACTTAGTCCAGAAGAGTCCCGCAGAAGATTGGAAAAGCTCCTTCATAAAATGGACCTCAACGGAGACCAGTTTATTTGCCGAAAGGAGCTTAAACAGTGGATCTTGAACTCTCTCGT AAACCTTGCTAAGGAGGAAGCGAAGGAACGTATGTTAGAGGCGGACGAAGATCAGGACGGCATCGTGACGTGGGAGGAATACCTGCAGGACACGTTCGGCGTTGAGAACGAGGACTTGGGTGCCGAGGACACTCTCATG ATGCTGCAAGAGGAGATGATGTGGAAGGTGGCGGACGAGGATGGCGACGGAAAACTCAATTTTGTAGAATTTTCG GTGTTCACGAACCCGGAGGAGCACGTGGCGATGCATCCCCTGCTCGTGAACCAGACCATGCGCGAGAAGGACTCCAACAACGACAGCGTGCTCGACTTCAGCGAGTACCTCGGCGACAGGG GCGTGCAGCAGGACAAGGAGTGGGTGATGTCGGAGCGGGAGAAGTTCGAGCACGAGATGGACCTTAACAAAGATGGCGTGCTGGACTTGGATGAGGTGCATCGGTGGGTCATACCCGATAACGA CGAGATAGCAGAGGAAGAGGTGGAGCACTTGTTCGCGCTGGCGGACGACGACCACGACGACTTGCTCTCGTACGAGGAGGTGCTCCGCCACCACGATGTGTTCGTGGGCAGCCAGGCCACCGACTACGgccacgacttcgtccgcttcaAGGACGAGCTGTGA
- the LOC120637427 gene encoding enhancer of mRNA-decapping protein 4-like, with amino-acid sequence MHFCISETKLRKSKSTGDIRNDLKFVKCADDDDSWTGYDTLLDSLYKSHRNILDLKGNNHKLRGIVRQQQRILNKIKDDTKISYRNIIASVLEESEEFMKTMDETGDIFEDTDNSEVTSNKQARTLLAAIEPKHLKSEDMRGKKALKKTAKSFDERQDNINADKGPVIILKRPNKTLPPDVTVPSSKRDIEEKEFPQEWWKSSNRDDQSRDTMTPKLKSFFKELKISRDQSPKIILPLLQVESSLSSSQVGHLSLDFCQATPISGEKFDPYEEELKVPPSPPQPVDPEVSVIDHLMQSAVINKKISEGDFNGSFEEALSYCNLSLVMGACRAVDPAAVFNPCSLSQSVLLSLVQQLATDMVHETQLKCRYLEEALINLDVSDQVTRAHLPLVVGEVRKHLSKFVRAYPHHVANRRISLIIMAADNLIK; translated from the exons ATGCATTTCTGTATATCAGAAACTAAATTGCGCAAATCCAAATCTACCGGAGATATAAGGAACGATTTAAAGTTTGTGAAATGTGCCGACGATGACGACTCGTGGACCGGATACGATACACTGCTGGACAGTTTGTATAAATCTCACAGGaacatcttggatttgaaaggAAATAATCATAAGTTAAGAG GTATCGTGAGACAGCAGCAGcgcatattaaataaaatcaaagatgATACAAAAATATCTTACAGAAACATAATCGCAAGCGTCTTAGAGGAATCCGAGGAATTTATGAAAAC CATGGATGAGACAGGAGATATATTTGAGGACACAGATAATTCCGAAGTTACCTCAAACAAACAAGCAAGAACCCTTCTCGCAGCCATTGAACCGAAACACTTGAAATCTGAGGACATGAGAGGAAAAAAAGCTCTTAAAAAGACAGCCAAGAGCTTTGAC GAGCGTCAAGACAACATCAACGCAGACAAAGGTCCTGTCATAATTCTGAAGCGGCCGAACAAAACACTGCCACCCGATGTTACAGTACCGAGCTCAAAACGGGACATCGAAGAAAAAGAATTTCCTCAAGAATGGTGGAAAAGTTCTAACAGAGATGATCAGTCCAGAGATACTATGACGCCCAAGCTAAA gtctttttttaaagaattaaagaTATCTCGCGACCAATCTCCGAAGATTATACTGCCGCTGCTTCAAGTGGAGTCAAGTCTGTCTAGCAGCCAAGTAGGGCATCTTAGCCTAGATTTTTGCCAAGCAACGCCTATAAGTGGAGAAAAATTCGATCCATACGAAGAAGAACTGAAAGTACCTCCCAGTCCCCCGCAGCCAGTGGATCCCGAAGTATCCGTAATAGATCATCTC ATGCAGTCAGCAGTAATCAACAAAAAGATCTCCGAGGGGGACTTCAACGGGTCATTCGAGGAGGCATTATCCTACTGCAACTTGTCGCTGGTGATGGGGGCGTGCAGGGCCGTGGACCCGGCCGCGGTGTTCAACCCGTGCAGTCTGTCCCAGTCCGTGCTGCTGTCGCTGGTGCAGCAGCTGGCGACAGACATGGTGCACGAAACACAGCTTAAATGCAG atATTTAGAAGAAGCTCTGATAAACTTGGACGTATCAGATCAAGTAACACGGGCGCATCTACCATTAGTTGTTGGGGAAGTCCGCAAGCACCTTTCAAAATTTGTTCGCGCCTACCCACACCATGTCGCAAATCGTCGGATATCGCTGATTATTATGGCTGCTGATAATTTGATTAAATAA
- the LOC120637023 gene encoding calumenin-B isoform X1, with translation MSIQHLLTFLLLLAPNIFLCASVHGHRIDHNEREADGAYRPRDKDHYSDVEHNVEFDHEAILGSVKEAEEYDQLSPEESRRRLEKLLHKMDLNGDQFICRKELKQWILNSLVNLAKEEAKERMLEADEDQDGIVTWEEYLQDTFGVENEDLGAEDTLMMLQEEMMWKVADEDGDGKLNFVEFSVFTNPEEHVAMHPLLVNQTMREKDSNNDSVLDFSEYLGDRGVQQDKEWVMSEREKFEHEMDLNKDGVLDLDEVHRWVIPDNDEIAEEEVEHLFALADDDHDDLLSYEEVLRHHDVFVGSQATDYGHDFVRFKDEL, from the exons ATGTCGATACAGCATTTGTTGACTTTCCTCTTGCTGCTTGCGCCGAATATTTTCCTGTGTGCCTCGGTCCACGGCCACAGGATAGATCACAACGAGCGGGAAGCCGACGGAGCTTACCGGCCGCGAGACAAAGACCATTATAGCGACGTTGAACACAACGTGGAGTTCGATCACGAAGCGATTTTAG gtaGTGTAAAAGAAGCTGAGGAGTATGACCAACTTAGTCCAGAAGAGTCCCGCAGAAGATTGGAAAAGCTCCTTCATAAAATGGACCTCAACGGAGACCAGTTTATTTGCCGAAAGGAGCTTAAACAGTGGATCTTGAACTCTCTCGT AAACCTTGCTAAGGAGGAAGCGAAGGAACGTATGTTAGAGGCGGACGAAGATCAGGACGGCATCGTGACGTGGGAGGAATACCTGCAGGACACGTTCGGCGTTGAGAACGAGGACTTGGGTGCCGAGGACACTCTCATG ATGCTGCAAGAGGAGATGATGTGGAAGGTGGCGGACGAGGATGGCGACGGAAAACTCAATTTTGTAGAATTTTCG GTGTTCACGAACCCGGAGGAGCACGTGGCGATGCATCCCCTGCTCGTGAACCAGACCATGCGCGAGAAGGACTCCAACAACGACAGCGTGCTCGACTTCAGCGAGTACCTCGGCGACAGGG GCGTGCAGCAGGACAAGGAGTGGGTGATGTCGGAGCGGGAGAAGTTCGAGCACGAGATGGACCTTAACAAAGATGGCGTGCTGGACTTGGATGAGGTGCATCGGTGGGTCATACCCGATAACGA CGAGATAGCAGAGGAAGAGGTGGAGCACTTGTTCGCGCTGGCGGACGACGACCACGACGACTTGCTCTCGTACGAGGAGGTGCTCCGCCACCACGATGTGTTCGTGGGCAGCCAGGCCACCGACTACGgccacgacttcgtccgcttcaAGGACGAGCTGTGA